Part of the bacterium genome, CCGTGGGTGATCCGGTTCAACCGGGACAATTCCCGCCCGTCGGCGAAGACGATCCCGGCCAGAGCGTCCCGGCGCACGGCACCGGCGGCGACACACGATGCGCCGAAGGCCGCGGCGATCTCCGCCACGACCGCAGGATCGTGCAGCACGCCATGCCCCTCGGCGTCGGCGTCGACGATATGGGCGCCCAGTCCGGCCAGGGTCGACGTCACGAGGCTCTTGCCGGCGCCGACGGGACCGGTGACGACCCATCTGCGCAACCTGCGGGCGCCGTCACCCATGGGCTTCCGCCCAGTCGGCGCCCACGTGCACGTCCACCACCAGCGGCACGTCGAGCGCGTACACGCCGGACATGGCGTCGCGAACGAGCGCGGTCACCCGTTCGACCTCCGCGGCCGGCGACTCCAGCAGCAGCTCGTCGTGAACCTGGAGCAGCAGCATCGACGCCAATCCCGCGTCGGCGAGCCTGTTCTCTACCTCCAGCATCGCCAGCTTGATCAGGTCGGCCGCGCTGCCCTGGATGGGGGTGTTGACGGCGACGCGTTCCTGGAAGCTGCGGAGGCGGTTGTTGTCGGACATGATCTCGGGCAGCGCGCGGCGGCGTCCGAACAGGGTCTCGGTCGCGCCCGTCTGCCGGGCCTGGTCCCGGCGGGCGGCGACGTACCGCTTGACGCCTGGATAGGTGCGGAAATACCCGTCGATGAAGCCGGAAGCCTCGCGCGTGGTGATGCCGAGCTGCCGGGCCAGCGCCCGGGCGCCCATGCCGTAGATGACACCGAAGTTGATGGCCTTGGCGCGGCCGCGCATCTCACCGGTGACCGCATCCTCGTCGACGCCCCCAACAAGTGCGGCGGTGCGCCTGTGCACGTCCCCGCCCGCGCGGAAGGTCTCGATCAGCTTCTCGTCCCCGGACAGGTGCGCCAGCAGCCGCAGCTCGATCTGGGAATAATCAGCCGAGACGAAGACCGCGCCCTCGGTGCGGGGGACGAACGCCCGGCGGATCTGACGCCCCCGCTCGGACCGCACCGGTATGTTCTGCAGGTTGGGATCCGACGAAGACAGCCGGCCCGTCGCGGTCACCGCCTGGTTGAAGGACGTGTGGATGAGACCGCTGTCGGGATTGACCAGTTCCATCAAGCTGTCGACGTAAGTCCCCAAGAGCTTTGCCAGTTGCCTGTGCTCGAGAACCTGCCCCGGCAAGGGGTGTTTCTCGGCCAGGGCGCTGAGGACGGACACGTCGGTGCTCCAGCCGGAAGACGTCTTCTTCACCGGCTTCAGCCCGAGATCCTCGAACAGGACCGCCGCCAGCTGCTGGGGACTCTGGACGTTGAATTCCTTGCCCGCTGTCTCGTGGATCTTCTGCTCGAGAACCGCCAGTTCGGCGCGGAACGTCTCACCGAGACCCGCGAGGAACGGCAGGTCCAGGGCGATACCGCGCTTTTCCATGGCATAGAGCACCTCCGTCAGGGGCGTCTCCATGGTCTCGAACAGGTCGGCCAGGACCGGTTGACCGGACAGTTCCGCCACGAACAGCTCGTGGAGCCTCCGGGTCGCATCGGCATCCTCGGCGGCGTAAACGGCCAGTCGCTCCAACGGCACGGACAGGATGTCCTTGGCGCGGTCCCCGGGCCCGAAGAGATCGGCGTAGGGGATCATGTCCAGCTCGAGGTAGTCCCGCGCCAGTTCGTCGAGGCCGAATCGCTGGCGCCCCGGGTCCAGGACGTAGGCGGCGACCATCGTGTCGAAGACCTTGCCGCCGAGCGGCAGTCCGTGCCGGTCCAGGATCCACCGGTCGAACTTGAGGTTCTGGCCCACCAGCAGGCGGTCCGGATCCGCGAGGACCGGCGCGAGTCCGGGCCGGATCCAGTCCAGGTTGTCCTCGGCGTCGCCCGGAAAGAGATCGCCCTGCGCCGCGACGGCGCGCACGAGGACGGGGATATAAACGCTCTCTCCCCGCCGCGCGCAGAGCGAGATGCCGACCAGCCGCGCGGTGTCCGGACGCAGTCCGTCCGTCTCCGTGTCCACGGCCAGCGGGACATCCGCCGGAACGGATTCCAGGTACGCGGCCAGTGCGGGCGCGTCGCCGAGCAGGCGGTACCCGCGGGCGCGGAGGTTCCAGCGGGCGTCCGGGGCCGCCGCCGTTTCGACGTCGCCACTTTCTCCCGCGCCGTCCCGCTCCGCGAGCCTGTCGGTCAGGGCGAGGATCTGGCGCAGTCCGAGCTCGTCGAGCAGCGCGCGCACCGCGGGGCTCGTCGGCAACCTGGTGCGCAAGTCGGACCATTCGATCTCCAGGGGAACGGCATCGTCTATCCGGAAGAGCTTCCGCGACAGGAAGACCTGCTCCCGGTGCTCGCCCAGGACGCGTTTGAGGCGCGGTGTGAGCTCCGTCGCATCGAGATCCGCGTAGAGACGCGCCAGCGAACCGTATTCCTGGATCAGTTTCGTGGCCGTCTTGGCGCCCACGCCCGGCGCACCGGGTATGTTGTCGCTGCTGTCGCCGGCGAGCGCGAAGACGTCGCTGAGCGCCGCCGGTTCCAGGCCGAATTCGCGCCGCACGTCGTCGGCCGTGAATTCCGTCACATCGCTGTTGCGGCGCCCCGGCTTCAGCATGGCCGTGCGCTCGTCCAGCAGCTGCAAGAAGTCCTTGTCGCCGGTGTAGAACCAGACCTTATCGCTGATCCGGCCCGACGTGCGCGCTAGCGTGGCCATGATATCGTCCGCTTCGTATCCGGCGCGGGAAAGGACCGGCACGCCCCAGGCGGCGAGCAGCTCGTGCAGGCGGGGCAGCTGGTCCGCCAGATCATCGGGCATGGGCTTGCGGTTCGCCTTGTAGTCCGGGTACATCTCGTGGCGGAAGACCTTCCCCTTCTCGTCGAAGACGATCACGAGATACTCGGGCTTCCGGGCGGCGATGAGGCGCAGGAGGCTGTTGAAGAAGCCGAAGGCCACGGACGTGGTCTCGCCGCTCGGCGCGGTGAGCGGCCGCTTTATGAAGGCGTAATGGGCGCGGTAGACGAGCGCGGAGCCGTCCACGATGATCATCGACACGAGAGAATCACCCCCCGTCATCCGCGGCGCAAGGGCACCCGTACAGACCGTGCAGGCGGATATAGTCCAGCACGCGCCCCGGCAACAGGTGCGTCACGGATTCGCCGGCGGCGATGCGGCGCCGGATCGCCGTGGACGTGACCGGCACCAGGAAGTCCTCCAGCAGAGTGACGCGCGGCGTGGAGGACGCGGGGTCCGGGTCGATGCCGGGACGCGGGAAAACCACGATCCGCGCCAGCTCCAGGATGCGATCCGGGTCGTGCCAGGTCCGGAAATCCCGCCAGGCGTCGGCGCCCACGATCAGCAGCCATTCGTCGCCGGGGCGTCCGCGGGACAGTTCCGCGAGCGTCTCCACAGTATAGCTGGGACCGGGGCGACGCAGCTCTAGGTCCAGCACTGATACGTACGCGTGCTCGGCCGCGCCGAGCACCGCCATGACTTCGCGGTGATGCCCGGCGGCCAGTGGCGCCGGTTTCCCCGGTGAAATCCTCGCCGGCGAGATCAAGACCTGTTCGCAGAGGCCGCGATCGCCCAGTTCCCTCACGACGGCGAGATGTCCGTTGTGGAACGGATCGAAGGAGCCGCCGAAGAGAGCCAGTCTCATGGCCCGCTCGCAGACGGCAGTTTCTCCAGCAGGACGGCTGCCCGCGCAGCCTCGCCGGTATTCGGATATTCCGCCGCGATCCTGCCGCAAAGCGCACGCGCTGCGGCCGTGTCCCCCATGTCCCGGGCCAGGCGCGCCCGGCGCAGCATGACGCCGCCGCGCAGGCTGCTCGTCGTCTCCTCCTCGATGAGCCGGTCCAGGGTGATCGCCATCGCCTCCTGCCTGCCCAGTCGCTTGTAGACCGAGAGCTGGCGAAGCCGCTTGCGCACGACGAGATCGCTGATGTCCACCAGGTACTGTCTCACCTCCGGCGCCCGGGACGAGGCGGGATAGGTGCTCAAGAATGATACGAAGCGGATCCGCGCGTCGTAGGCAGGCGTGATGTCGCGTTCGGTCCTGCCCACCTGCAGCAGATACGCGCGGGCTTCCTCGAAGACGGCCTGCTCCACGAGCTCGCTGTCCGGATATTCCTGCCGCAGGATCTGCAGCTCGACGGTCGCCAGCGGGTATTCCTTCTCCGCCATGTAGCTCATGGCCTTCTCGAATTGCGCCTGGACCGCCAGGGAATCGACGGGGCTCTGCCGGAGGAAGGCGGCGTAGGCGTCGATCGCTTCCCGATGCTTCCCGTGCTCCCGATAGGCGGCCGCGCGTTCGTACGTTCCCGCCGGGTAGGGATTGTGGGCGCCGCAACCGGCCAGTCCGGCCGCCAGCAGCAGACACGCCAAGCCACGGGCGCGGGCGAGGCGATGGACACTGGTTCTGACAGTCAAGGCAAACCTCCGACGCCCGGTATCCTTCGACACCATGCTCAGTTGCCCGTGTTGGTGAAATAGATGGCCTCGAGACCCGATAGGGCGCCGAGCACCACCAGCTCTTCCAGGATCGTCCGGATACCGCCTTCGGCCGGCTCGGCCGACGTGAACTTGTAGGTGGGCTCGTCTACGAGCTTCAGGTAGTCAGAGGGCAGGCGGTCGGAGAAACGCCTCTGCAGGCGTTCGTCCATGAGCAGACGCCCGCTGGCCAGATCCACCACGCCGACCAACACGCTGATCTCGATCTCGCGGTCGATCCATTGGTGCCAGAGACCGAACTTGCGTCCGACCTCGGGATAGCCCAGCTCACAGGTCTCGAAGAAATACCTGATCTCGATATCTGCAGCCGCGGGGCGGATCGGACGATCCGTCTTGTCCGCTTCGGCTTCGTCGAGATAGGCCTGATGTCCGGACTCCAGCAGCGTCGCATAGAGCGTTGTCTCGAACAGGGGCAACGCCTCGTGCTTACCCCTGGCGCGCAGAGAGACGCGTCGTCCCTGGCCCGGTACGGCTGCCACCACCTCGCGGGCGATACCCGTCAGCAACGCCTGGGTCACCCAGAGGTTGGTGCGGATGGTATCGGCCGCCGCCGCTTCGAACGCCGGCGCCGCCGCCGGGCCGGACTCCTCGCCTGCTGCCGCCACCGGGGGCAACGACAGGAACAAGCAGCAAAACACGAGCCAGGATCGCATCTCGGCTTCCTTTCTGGTCAGCCGTCCATTCCGACCGGCAGGGCCAGGGAGTCGTAAGGGGTCGTCGCCAGGGTGCGTGCACGCAACCACTGGCCGACGGACAAACCGTGCGCCGGCATCAGAATCACTCCGTCGACGTCGTAGGCCTGGGCGGTGCCGCGCGCCACCGCCACCTCGCCGCCCGTGAACAAACGTCCCGGCGCTGCGGACGGTTCCGCATCATCACGGCTCTGCGCGACAGCCGCGCGTTCCAGCTCCGCGGTCAGGTCCCGCCAGGACGTCAGGTCGCCGATGTCGTCGACCACCACCTCGTCGATCTGGCCGAGGCGCGAGAGCTGGCGCACGAGCGAGATGTCGTGCTGGAGGTCCAGCAGACGCGCCTCGCGGTCCGCGACTTCCTCGGGATCCGGCGTGTCCGCCCTCTCGGCGCCCGGCGTCCCCGCCTCGGGAGAATAACGGTAGGTCCCCACATGGTCAAACCTGATACGCGACAGGAAATCGGCCGTGACCTCTACGTCCTCCTCCTCCTCGCCCGGAAAGCCGAGCAGGATGGTCGTGCGCAGGACCACGCCCGGCCTCTCGGCGCGCAGGCCGGTGAAGAAGCGTTCCAGTTCGTCCACGGCGAAGGGCCTGTTCATGCGCCTCAGGATACGCGGCGACGCATGCTGGATCGGCATGTCCACGTAAGGGACGACCTTGGGCGTCTCCAGGATGCGCCGGAAACGGTCGCCGTCGATCAGGCCGGGATACAGGTAATGCATGCGTATCCGGCGCAGACCCGCGATCCCGCCCAGGACGCGTACCAGATCCAGCAGGTCCTCGCCCTGGCCGCGTCCGTAATCGCTGGTATTCTGCGCGACGAGCATGATCTCGGCGACACCACGGCCGGCCAGCCGGGCCACCTCGCCGGCGATCTCCGCCACCGGCCGCGAGCGCTGATTCCCGCGAATCGTGGGGATCCGGCAGAACGCGCAGCGGAAGTTGCACCCCTCGCTGATCTTGACGAACGCCAGGTGGGGCGGTGTCAGCAGGGGACGGTCGGCGAGGCCGTCGTAGCGTGCGTCCCCGGGCCGACCGATGGGTATGCGGTCCGCGCGGGCCTCAAGGGCCTCGAGGATCCGGTCGAAGTTGCCCACGCCGCTGACCAGATCGACCTCGGGAAAGCGCCCGGCGAGGGCGGCGCCCTGTTCCTGCGAGAGGCAGCCGGTCACCACGAGCGTGCGCCCGCCCTTGCGCGCGCAGAGGGTGGCGATGGCGTCATAACTGTCCAGGCGGGCGGCCTCGATGAAGCCACAGGTGTTGACGACGAGGATGTCGGCGGCGTCGGGGTCCTCCACGAGCGAGATCCCCCGCGCCATGAACCTTCCCAGCAAGGCTTCGGAGTCGACGAGATTCTTGTCGCAGCCCAGGGTCGTGATGAATACGGAACGGTTTCCCGTCACAGCGGATCTTCCCCGTCCGCGGCCTCCAGCGCCTCGAGCACGTCGGGCTGCATCAGGACTTCGCGCGCCTTGCTGCCGATGAAGGGACCGACCACGCCCGCCTGCTCCAGCAGGTCCATCAGCCTTCCGGCGCGTGCATAGCCGACCTGCAGCTTGCGCTGGAGCATGGACGTGGAACCGTGCTGGGAGAACACGACGATCTCCCGCGCGCGCTCGAAGAGTGGATCCGACTCCAGTTCGAACCCGGACAGGTCGTCCCGCTCCTCGGCCAACGCGATGTGCCGGGTGACTTCCGTGTATTCCCGCCAGTGGGCGGCGATCGCCTCGCACTCATCGACCTCGAGGTAGGCGCCGTGCAGGCGGATGGGCCGGGCGCGCCCGGGCTGCAGGTAGAGCATGTCGCCCTTGCCGAGCAGTTTCTCCGCCCCGTTGGCGTCGAGGATGGTGCGGGAGTCGTTCTTCTGGATCACGCGGAAAGCGATCCGGCAGGGTATGTTGGCCTTGATGACGCCGGTGAGCACGTCGACGCTCGGACGCTGCGTGGCCAGCACCAGGTGGATCCCGACCGCCCGCGCCTTCTGGGCCAGGCGCGTGATGGGCAGCTCGATCTCCTGGCCCAGCTGGATGATGAGGTCGGCCAGTTCGTCGACGATGCACACGTAGTAGGGCATCGGCTCGGTGACGGGTTCGCCGTCGTCGCCGGTCACCAGTCCCGTCGCCACCTTGTGGTTGTAGGCTTCGATGTTGCGCACGCTGTGACGGGACAGGCGCCGGTAGCGGTGGTCCATCTGCGCTTCCATCCACTTCAAGGCCCGCAGCGCCTCCTTGGGATCGGTCACCACGGGCGTCAGCAGATGCGGCACGTCGTTGTAGACGTTCAGCTCCAGCATCTTGGGATCGATGAGCAATAGCCTCACCGTCGCGGGATCGCAACGCAGCAGCAGCGAACAGATCATGGCGTTGATGCAAACGCTCTTGCCGCTGCCCGTCGCCCCGGCGACCAGCAGGTGCGGCTGGTCCGCGAGATCGATCGAAACGGGATCGCCGAAGACGTCCCGTCCCAGGACGACGCTCAGCGGTTTGCGCAGCTGGTCGGCGGCGAGCGTGAAGACCTCCTTCATCGACACGATTTCCTGCGTGGGATTCGGGATCTCGATGCCCACGGCGGCCTTGCCGGGTATGGGCGCCTCCATGCGGATCGATCGCGCCTTCATGGCCAGGGCCAGATCGTCGGAGCGCTGCACGATGGCGTTGACCTTGATCCCGGAGGCGGGCTGGTACTCGAAAGTCGTCACCACCGGCCCCGGACGCACGTCCTTGACCGTTCCTTCCACACCGAAAGAGCGGAGGGTCTCCTCCAACAGGTCCGCCGAGGCGTTCAGGACGCTCGCGGTCATCTGCGTTCCACCGGCGGGCGTGTCGTGCAGCAGGTCCAGGTCCGGCAGGGGTATGCGCGCGCCGGGCTCGACGAGCCCTCCGTCCACCTCGGGGAACTCGCCATCCCCGGCCGGGGGCCTCTGCACGGCGGTGCTGACGGAGCCCCCGCCCCTCTTGCCGCGCGTGACCGTCGTCACGGGAACCGAGGGTTCCGTCTGCGTCGGCAGGTCGGACGGCCCCGCCGCGGGTTCCAGCATGTGCACCATACGTGTCGCCCGTGCGGGAGCCGTGGTCCGGCCCGCGCCGACATGCGGTGGCACGTTGTTCGTCTGCGCCTCCAGCCGGCTGTTGCGTCGCCAGTCCGCCATGTCCCCACCGACGCCGCGCCACAGGGACCAGAGAGCCTTGACGGCGCGCGCCGGCAACGCCACCAGCCACCACACACCCCGGCCGACGGCGCCGAAGCCCAGCGACACGGCGACGCCCACCGACGCCAGCCTGTCCAGCAGCGGACCGAGCCAGGGGCGGGCGACGAGGACCAGGGCCGAGAGCAGGAAGAAGGTCAGGAAGATCAGTCCGCCCCAGCGGCCGAACAGCGCGTGGAAACCGCTGGCCAGATACCAGCCGACCGCCCCACCCGAGCGGGCTGCCGCCTCGCCGGGAAGCGGTCCTGCGGGCTGGGCGAGCCAGGCGGCCGAAGCCAGACACAACGTCAGCAGCCTACCGCCGAGGGGCAGGAACCGGGAAGCCCCGCGCACCACGAGCCGCGCGCCCCGCCAGAGAAACCAGGCGGGTACGGCCCAGCACCAGATGCTGCCGAAGACGACCCGGCAGGCGAAGGCGAGGCCCGAGCCGACCGGCCCTCCCGGGTGATCGGGGCGGAACAGGCCGGTCAACGGTCCGCCGGCCAGCACGTCGCCCCAGTGGGGCCCGTCGCCTGTCAAGGCCAGGACAGCGTACAATCCCAGGGACACGTGGAGCAGTCCCCCGAAGCGGGGAGATTGCCACCAGCTGTCATGCGCCCCGCCCTTATGCTTCTTCCGCGATGACACGAGCTTCGATCGCCTCCTTGAGACCGTCCATCTCGCTATCAAGGAACTTGGTGGTGGCCTCGCCGGCGCGGAAAATCTTGTTCTGCAGGACTTCCAGGTGGAAGGGGATGGATGTGGGCACGCCTTCGATCACGCATTCCTCCAGCGCCCTCTGCATGCGCATCAGGGCCTCTTCCCGGTCCCTGCCGTGGGTGATGATCTTGGCCAGCAGCGAATCGTAGTACGGGGGAATGCTGTACTCGGAATAGACGTGGCTGTCGACGCGTACGCCGGGGCCTCCGGGCGCGTGGTAGAAGAAGATGCGTCCGGGGCACGGCATGAAGTCGCGCGTCGGGTTCTCGGCGTTGATGCGGCACTCGATGGCATGGCCCTGCAGGTGCACGTCGTCCTGCCCGAAATCGAGAGGCACTCCGGCAGCCACCGCGATCTGGTACTTCAGCAGGTCGATGCCGGTCACCATCTCCGTGACGGGGTGCTCGACCTGTATGCGGGTATTCATCTCCATGAAGTAGTAGGATCCGTCCTCGTCGAGGAGGAATTCGACGGTCCCGACGGAGTCGTAGCCCACGGTCCGCGCCAGCTTGACCGCGGCTTCGCCCATCTGGCGCCTCAGTGCGGGCGAGACGGCCGGTGAGGGCGCCTCCTCGATAAGTTTCTGGAGGCGGCGCTGCACGGAGCAGTCGCGCTCGCCCAGATGGACCACGTGGCCGTGCTTGTCGCCGAGGATCTGGATCTCCACATGCCTCGGGTTCTGCAGGAATTTTTCGACGTAAACCCCGTCATTGCCGAAGGATGCGCCCGCTTCCGACCTGGCCGTGACGTATCCCGAGCGCAGATCCTCCACGTCCCGCGCCACGCGCAGGCCCTTGCCGCCGCCGCCAGCGGTCGCCTTGATGATCACCGGATAACCGATCTGCGCGGCGAAGGCCTCGGCCTCCTCCACGCTCCCGATCAGGCCCGGACTCCCGGGAACGGTGGGCACGCCGGCCTCGCGCGCCGTCTGCCGGGCGACGGCCTTGTCGCCCATCCGGCTGATGACGTCGCCCGGCGGCCCGATCCAGGCGAAGCTGTTCTCGTCGCAGATCTCGGCGAATGCGGCGTTCTCGGCCAGGAAGCCGTAGCCGGGATGGAGGGCGTCGGCGCCGGTTATCTCCGCCGCGGCGATGATGTTGGGGATGTTCAGGTAACTCTCGCTGCTCTGCTTGCCGCCCACGCACACCGACTCGTCGGCGTACTTGACGTGCAGGGACTCGGCATCGGCGGTGGAATGAACCGCCACACAGGCTATATCCATCTCCCGGCAGGCGCGCATGATGCGCAACGCGATCTCGCCTCGGTTTGCCACGAGTATCTTCTTGAACATCAATTTCTCCCGGATAACGGCCTCAACCCTGCCGCGCAGGGGCGTGAGCCATTGTCTCGCCACTGCAGCAAAATGGCAAGCGCCAACCGCCCTGAACGGTGACGCGCCCCCCTTGCGGGGAGCGCGCAGCGATGGGACGACACAGAGGTCAGGAAGGATCCACCAGGAAGAGGATTGCTTCCGCCTCGACCGGACTGGCGTTCTCGGCCGTGATCTCCTTGATCACGCCGCTGAACTCCGCCTCGATCTCGTTCATGACCTTCATGGCCTCGATGATGCAGAGCGTCTGGCCGGCCGAAATCGCATCGCCGACGTTCACGAAGGCCGGTGACTCGGGCGACGGAGAGCGGTAGAAGGTGCCCACGATGGGTGAACGTATCTCCTTCCACTTGGCCCGCTCGGGGTTCCTGGCGGCTGCGGATTCTGCCGCGGATTCGGGCGTCGGCAGCATCGGCGCCTGCATGGCGGGAACGGACGCCGCCATGCCCAGGACCTGGGGGGTGGCGTGTTTCTGGATCCTGATGGTCGTATCCTCGCTGGAGATTTCCAGCTCGTCGATCAGGCTGTCCTCGACCAGTTTGACCAGTTCGCGAACCTTGTCGAGATCCATGGTGGCGTCCCTTTCCTGTGCTGGGCAGAATACGTCCTAGACGCGCCCCAGGTATTTACCCGTACGGGTATCGATCTTCAGGACTTCGCCTTCCTCGATGAACAGCGGCACCATCACGACCAGGCCCGTCTCCATGGTTGCGGGCTTGGTGCCGCCCTGGGCGGTATCGCCGCGCACGCCGGGGTCGGCCCTGGCGACCTGCAGCCCGACCGTGTGCGGAGGTTCGACGGTCAGCGGCATGCCCTCCCGCAACAGCATGCTGACGGTCTCGCTCTCCTTGACGTACTTTGCGAGGTCGCCGAGCGTATCCTTGGGCAGGGATATCTGCTCGTAGGTCTCGAGGCTCATGAAGGTCATGAAGTCGCCGTCCACGTAGAGGTACTGATAGTCCCGCCTCTCCAGCCTGACTTCCTCGACCTTCTCCCCGGCCCGGAACGTCTCTTCCACGACCTTGCCGGATTTTACCGCCTTGAGCTTGGTCCGGACGAAGGCCGGACCCTTGCCGGGTTTGACGTGCTGGAACTCCACGATGGACCACAGGTTGCCCCGGTAATCGATCACCATGCCATTGCGGAAATCGCTGGTATCTGCCAACTCTGCCTCGCTTGCGGGTTTCTGCCTCGTCTCCAGGAACGACAATTGATAACACGCCTCGGACCGCTTGGCAATCCCGGGCTCAAGCGAGCAGCTCTTTCAGCCCGGAGAGGGCCAGACCGTATCCGCGCGACCCGAATCCGGCCACGCTCCCCGACACGACGTCGACGATGAGATTGCGGCGGCGAAAATCCTCGCGCGCGGCGGGATTCGAGAGATGGACTTCCACCACCGGCACGCTCACGCACAGCAGGGCGTCCCTGACCGCCACCGAGGTGTGCGTATACGCGGCGGCATTCAGCACGATGCCGTCGCAAGCCGCGGCGCTCTCGTGGATCAGCCGGACGAGTTCGCCCTCGCCGTCCGTTTGACGGCAGTGCACGTCCAATCCGAGTTCCCGCCCGTAATCGATGCAGTAGCGCTCGAGTTCGTCGTACGCGAGGTCGCCGTAATGCTCCGTCTCGCGCGACGACAACTCTCCGAGGTTGGGTCCGTTCAGGACGGCGATCCTGTGCATCGGCATGGTCAGCCTTCCCTGTCCTGCCCGGCGACCCAGGCGTCGAAGCGGTCCCGGTTGCCGCCGTCCGCTCCTGCGTCCGGTGCCCCGGTCCCGGTTGCGGACCCGCGCGTCGCCGTCGTCTCGGCGCCGGCCTCCAGTTCGGTGATGCGGGCCACGATATCCTCGCGCC contains:
- the polA gene encoding DNA polymerase I; this encodes MSMIIVDGSALVYRAHYAFIKRPLTAPSGETTSVAFGFFNSLLRLIAARKPEYLVIVFDEKGKVFRHEMYPDYKANRKPMPDDLADQLPRLHELLAAWGVPVLSRAGYEADDIMATLARTSGRISDKVWFYTGDKDFLQLLDERTAMLKPGRRNSDVTEFTADDVRREFGLEPAALSDVFALAGDSSDNIPGAPGVGAKTATKLIQEYGSLARLYADLDATELTPRLKRVLGEHREQVFLSRKLFRIDDAVPLEIEWSDLRTRLPTSPAVRALLDELGLRQILALTDRLAERDGAGESGDVETAAAPDARWNLRARGYRLLGDAPALAAYLESVPADVPLAVDTETDGLRPDTARLVGISLCARRGESVYIPVLVRAVAAQGDLFPGDAEDNLDWIRPGLAPVLADPDRLLVGQNLKFDRWILDRHGLPLGGKVFDTMVAAYVLDPGRQRFGLDELARDYLELDMIPYADLFGPGDRAKDILSVPLERLAVYAAEDADATRRLHELFVAELSGQPVLADLFETMETPLTEVLYAMEKRGIALDLPFLAGLGETFRAELAVLEQKIHETAGKEFNVQSPQQLAAVLFEDLGLKPVKKTSSGWSTDVSVLSALAEKHPLPGQVLEHRQLAKLLGTYVDSLMELVNPDSGLIHTSFNQAVTATGRLSSSDPNLQNIPVRSERGRQIRRAFVPRTEGAVFVSADYSQIELRLLAHLSGDEKLIETFRAGGDVHRRTAALVGGVDEDAVTGEMRGRAKAINFGVIYGMGARALARQLGITTREASGFIDGYFRTYPGVKRYVAARRDQARQTGATETLFGRRRALPEIMSDNNRLRSFQERVAVNTPIQGSAADLIKLAMLEVENRLADAGLASMLLLQVHDELLLESPAAEVERVTALVRDAMSGVYALDVPLVVDVHVGADWAEAHG
- the nadD gene encoding nicotinate (nicotinamide) nucleotide adenylyltransferase; the protein is MRLALFGGSFDPFHNGHLAVVRELGDRGLCEQVLISPARISPGKPAPLAAGHHREVMAVLGAAEHAYVSVLDLELRRPGPSYTVETLAELSRGRPGDEWLLIVGADAWRDFRTWHDPDRILELARIVVFPRPGIDPDPASSTPRVTLLEDFLVPVTSTAIRRRIAAGESVTHLLPGRVLDYIRLHGLYGCPCAADDGG
- a CDS encoding tetratricopeptide repeat protein, which encodes MTVRTSVHRLARARGLACLLLAAGLAGCGAHNPYPAGTYERAAAYREHGKHREAIDAYAAFLRQSPVDSLAVQAQFEKAMSYMAEKEYPLATVELQILRQEYPDSELVEQAVFEEARAYLLQVGRTERDITPAYDARIRFVSFLSTYPASSRAPEVRQYLVDISDLVVRKRLRQLSVYKRLGRQEAMAITLDRLIEEETTSSLRGGVMLRRARLARDMGDTAAARALCGRIAAEYPNTGEAARAAVLLEKLPSASGP
- a CDS encoding MiaB/RimO family radical SAM methylthiotransferase — encoded protein: MTGNRSVFITTLGCDKNLVDSEALLGRFMARGISLVEDPDAADILVVNTCGFIEAARLDSYDAIATLCARKGGRTLVVTGCLSQEQGAALAGRFPEVDLVSGVGNFDRILEALEARADRIPIGRPGDARYDGLADRPLLTPPHLAFVKISEGCNFRCAFCRIPTIRGNQRSRPVAEIAGEVARLAGRGVAEIMLVAQNTSDYGRGQGEDLLDLVRVLGGIAGLRRIRMHYLYPGLIDGDRFRRILETPKVVPYVDMPIQHASPRILRRMNRPFAVDELERFFTGLRAERPGVVLRTTILLGFPGEEEEDVEVTADFLSRIRFDHVGTYRYSPEAGTPGAERADTPDPEEVADREARLLDLQHDISLVRQLSRLGQIDEVVVDDIGDLTSWRDLTAELERAAVAQSRDDAEPSAAPGRLFTGGEVAVARGTAQAYDVDGVILMPAHGLSVGQWLRARTLATTPYDSLALPVGMDG
- a CDS encoding DNA translocase FtsK encodes the protein MSLGLYAVLALTGDGPHWGDVLAGGPLTGLFRPDHPGGPVGSGLAFACRVVFGSIWCWAVPAWFLWRGARLVVRGASRFLPLGGRLLTLCLASAAWLAQPAGPLPGEAAARSGGAVGWYLASGFHALFGRWGGLIFLTFFLLSALVLVARPWLGPLLDRLASVGVAVSLGFGAVGRGVWWLVALPARAVKALWSLWRGVGGDMADWRRNSRLEAQTNNVPPHVGAGRTTAPARATRMVHMLEPAAGPSDLPTQTEPSVPVTTVTRGKRGGGSVSTAVQRPPAGDGEFPEVDGGLVEPGARIPLPDLDLLHDTPAGGTQMTASVLNASADLLEETLRSFGVEGTVKDVRPGPVVTTFEYQPASGIKVNAIVQRSDDLALAMKARSIRMEAPIPGKAAVGIEIPNPTQEIVSMKEVFTLAADQLRKPLSVVLGRDVFGDPVSIDLADQPHLLVAGATGSGKSVCINAMICSLLLRCDPATVRLLLIDPKMLELNVYNDVPHLLTPVVTDPKEALRALKWMEAQMDHRYRRLSRHSVRNIEAYNHKVATGLVTGDDGEPVTEPMPYYVCIVDELADLIIQLGQEIELPITRLAQKARAVGIHLVLATQRPSVDVLTGVIKANIPCRIAFRVIQKNDSRTILDANGAEKLLGKGDMLYLQPGRARPIRLHGAYLEVDECEAIAAHWREYTEVTRHIALAEERDDLSGFELESDPLFERAREIVVFSQHGSTSMLQRKLQVGYARAGRLMDLLEQAGVVGPFIGSKAREVLMQPDVLEALEAADGEDPL
- the accC gene encoding acetyl-CoA carboxylase biotin carboxylase subunit — protein: MFKKILVANRGEIALRIMRACREMDIACVAVHSTADAESLHVKYADESVCVGGKQSSESYLNIPNIIAAAEITGADALHPGYGFLAENAAFAEICDENSFAWIGPPGDVISRMGDKAVARQTAREAGVPTVPGSPGLIGSVEEAEAFAAQIGYPVIIKATAGGGGKGLRVARDVEDLRSGYVTARSEAGASFGNDGVYVEKFLQNPRHVEIQILGDKHGHVVHLGERDCSVQRRLQKLIEEAPSPAVSPALRRQMGEAAVKLARTVGYDSVGTVEFLLDEDGSYYFMEMNTRIQVEHPVTEMVTGIDLLKYQIAVAAGVPLDFGQDDVHLQGHAIECRINAENPTRDFMPCPGRIFFYHAPGGPGVRVDSHVYSEYSIPPYYDSLLAKIITHGRDREEALMRMQRALEECVIEGVPTSIPFHLEVLQNKIFRAGEATTKFLDSEMDGLKEAIEARVIAEEA
- the accB gene encoding acetyl-CoA carboxylase biotin carboxyl carrier protein — encoded protein: MDLDKVRELVKLVEDSLIDELEISSEDTTIRIQKHATPQVLGMAASVPAMQAPMLPTPESAAESAAARNPERAKWKEIRSPIVGTFYRSPSPESPAFVNVGDAISAGQTLCIIEAMKVMNEIEAEFSGVIKEITAENASPVEAEAILFLVDPS